A region from the Nitrospirota bacterium genome encodes:
- a CDS encoding type II toxin-antitoxin system Phd/YefM family antitoxin, producing MIKLNIHEAKTHLSRYLAKLKKGERIVLCRRNQPIAEIIALPAPVARKRPLGLAKGRLTVPQSFWEPLPEGLTRAFEGQAP from the coding sequence ATGATTAAGCTCAATATACATGAGGCGAAGACGCATCTCTCCCGCTACTTGGCCAAGCTCAAGAAAGGAGAGCGGATCGTGCTCTGCCGTCGCAATCAACCCATTGCCGAGATCATCGCCTTGCCGGCCCCGGTTGCGCGCAAGCGTCCCCTCGGGTTGGCTAAAGGCCGTCTGACCGTTCCCCAGTCCTTTTGGGAGCCCTTGCCGGAGGGTCTGACGCGCGCCTTTGAAGGACAGGCGCCGTGA
- a CDS encoding ATP-binding protein translates to MNSAPRILLIDDSPQLRELAIELLEKEFPDFQIDAIAGPDELAQALEAGGFCLVVTDYYLGWTDGLAVLRDVKAGHPDCPVIMFTGTGSEEIAVEAMKAGLDDYVLKSPKHVGRLAASVRHALEQVEQRRQLREVEARNRSLVQDVLDTSPIGIIILDAQLTVVWLNAALERFFGLRRDEAIGTDKRQLIRQRIKQVMEHPDQFAQTVLETYERGNHVASFECHVLAGEGRDERWLEHRSLPIRTGPYAGGRIEHYYDITERKQMEVQASRFERMAALGQLLGGIAHELKNPLFVLTGYVQLVQEKLANREYEAVSSDLLKVAEAAGRLGRITDRFQELARPYQPKQEWCNMGLLLDRALEHLANELMKNNVRVMRQPLPDLPAVWGDPRLLQEVFLNLMLNAMQAMNAAHGKGTLTVSATLVADAETRRRGDAAPPPPSPPPSEGEGKEGGDWIEVRIQDDGPGIPPEHRAKLFEPFFSTKPVEQGTGLGLWTVRSIVMAMKGTVTFETEIGRGTTFIVRLPVAGEPTRGHGDTAMR, encoded by the coding sequence GTGAACTCTGCGCCCCGCATCCTTCTCATTGACGATTCCCCCCAGCTGCGGGAGCTCGCAATCGAGCTGCTCGAGAAGGAGTTTCCCGACTTCCAGATCGACGCGATCGCGGGGCCCGACGAATTGGCCCAGGCCCTTGAGGCCGGCGGCTTCTGTCTGGTGGTCACCGATTACTACCTGGGCTGGACCGACGGCCTGGCGGTGTTGCGCGACGTCAAGGCCGGCCATCCCGACTGTCCGGTGATCATGTTCACGGGGACGGGCAGCGAAGAGATCGCCGTAGAGGCGATGAAGGCGGGACTGGACGACTACGTGCTGAAGTCCCCCAAGCACGTGGGCCGGCTTGCGGCCTCGGTGCGCCACGCGCTGGAGCAGGTGGAGCAGCGGCGGCAGCTCCGGGAAGTGGAGGCCCGGAACCGGTCGCTGGTCCAGGATGTCCTCGATACCTCCCCGATCGGCATCATCATTCTGGACGCCCAGTTGACCGTCGTCTGGCTCAACGCGGCTCTGGAGCGGTTTTTCGGGCTGCGCCGCGACGAGGCGATCGGAACGGACAAGCGGCAGCTCATCCGGCAACGGATCAAGCAGGTGATGGAGCATCCGGATCAGTTTGCTCAGACCGTCCTCGAAACCTACGAACGCGGCAACCATGTTGCGAGTTTTGAATGCCACGTCCTTGCGGGGGAGGGCCGGGACGAGCGGTGGCTGGAGCACCGGAGCTTGCCGATCCGCACGGGACCCTATGCCGGCGGCCGGATCGAGCACTACTACGACATCACCGAACGCAAGCAGATGGAGGTGCAAGCGAGCCGGTTCGAACGGATGGCCGCCCTCGGCCAGCTCCTCGGCGGGATCGCGCACGAATTGAAGAACCCGCTCTTCGTCCTGACGGGGTACGTCCAACTGGTCCAGGAGAAGCTGGCGAACCGGGAGTATGAAGCGGTTTCGTCCGATCTGCTGAAAGTGGCGGAGGCCGCCGGGCGCTTGGGCCGGATCACGGACCGTTTTCAGGAGCTGGCGAGGCCTTACCAGCCCAAGCAGGAGTGGTGCAACATGGGCCTCCTGCTCGACCGGGCGCTGGAGCATCTGGCCAACGAGCTGATGAAAAACAACGTCCGTGTGATGCGCCAGCCCCTGCCGGACTTGCCGGCGGTCTGGGGTGATCCGCGGTTGTTGCAGGAGGTGTTTCTGAACCTGATGCTGAACGCGATGCAGGCCATGAACGCGGCGCACGGGAAGGGGACGCTGACGGTGTCGGCGACGCTCGTCGCCGACGCGGAGACGCGGAGACGCGGGGACGCGGCGCCACCCCCACCCTCCCCTCCCCCCTCGGAGGGGGAGGGCAAGGAAGGGGGGGACTGGATCGAAGTGAGAATCCAGGACGACGGGCCGGGCATTCCGCCCGAGCACCGCGCCAAGCTCTTCGAGCCTTTCTTCTCCACCAAGCCGGTCGAGCAGGGGACCGGATTGGGCCTGTGGACCGTCCGGTCCATCGTCATGGCCATGAAAGGCACCGTCACCTTCGAGACCGAGATCGGTCGCGGCACGACCTTCATCGTCCGGCTGCCCGTTGCCGGAGAACCGACGCGGGGACACGGCGACACGGCGATGCGGTGA
- a CDS encoding MEDS domain-containing protein: protein MNDRPDPTAASPDVMPTLANLKPGAHLCSLYETEEEHRTLLTPFLRQGLERGEKVLYIVDARTADAILAYLRNDGLEVEPFLSRGQLQILTVQEAYLREGAFDPDRMIALLRAATEQAVIKEGYPALRVTGEMTWALRGLPGSERLIEYEAKLNRFFPGSRCLALCQYDRRRFTPEVQLDILATHPIVAVGTELHDNPYYLPPDVFLAKDRSAARLDQWLNTLTERKRAEEQIRLVTRALESAANGVVITDADGTILWVNPAFSKTTGYAAAEAIGRNPRLLKSGKQDQHFYQRLWATIKAGSIWRGELVNRRKDGSFYTEDMTITPVRSHNSEITNFIAIKQDITERKQMERHAQRIEQLAAMGQLLGGVVHELKNPLFVVTGRVQLLKEKVANREYDQLEPDLHKIVEAAQRMGGIAQRFLTMARPIQPSLQVCSIVMVLNGVLDFLSNELMKHRIVVKTEFAADLPACVSDPAQLHQAFLNLVLNAMQAMSAAHGRGRLTVAATLVADAVSTASPRPRVAASDQEGHGEGGTRGRGDGANWIEVRIQDDGPGIAPEHRDLLFEPFFTTKPPGEGTGLGLWTVQMIVQSLKGMVSYETEVGEGTTFIVRLPLTAEAGRGDAAKG, encoded by the coding sequence ATGAACGACCGGCCAGATCCGACCGCCGCAAGCCCCGACGTGATGCCCACGCTCGCCAATCTGAAGCCGGGCGCGCACCTCTGCTCGCTCTATGAGACGGAGGAGGAGCACCGAACCCTGCTCACCCCGTTCCTCCGCCAGGGGCTCGAACGGGGCGAGAAGGTCCTCTACATCGTGGACGCCCGAACCGCCGATGCGATCCTGGCCTATCTGCGGAACGACGGGCTGGAGGTGGAGCCGTTCCTTTCACGGGGCCAACTGCAGATTCTGACAGTGCAGGAGGCCTACCTGCGCGAGGGCGCCTTTGACCCGGACCGGATGATCGCGCTGTTGCGCGCAGCGACCGAGCAAGCGGTCATCAAGGAGGGCTACCCGGCGCTCCGCGTGACCGGCGAGATGACCTGGGCCCTGCGGGGCCTCCCCGGCTCCGAACGCCTGATCGAGTACGAGGCCAAGCTGAACCGGTTCTTTCCCGGCAGCCGCTGCCTCGCCCTCTGCCAGTACGACCGCCGGCGATTCACCCCCGAGGTCCAGCTCGACATCCTGGCGACCCATCCGATCGTGGCGGTGGGCACCGAGTTGCACGACAACCCCTACTACCTGCCGCCCGACGTCTTTCTCGCCAAGGACCGGTCCGCGGCCAGACTGGACCAGTGGCTGAACACCCTGACCGAGCGGAAGCGGGCCGAGGAGCAGATTCGACTCGTGACCCGCGCGCTGGAATCGGCCGCCAACGGGGTCGTGATCACGGATGCGGACGGGACGATCCTCTGGGTCAATCCGGCCTTTTCGAAGACGACCGGCTACGCGGCCGCCGAGGCGATCGGCCGGAACCCGCGCCTGCTCAAGTCGGGCAAGCAGGATCAGCACTTTTATCAACGGCTCTGGGCGACGATCAAGGCGGGGTCTATCTGGCGCGGGGAGTTGGTCAATCGGAGGAAAGACGGGTCGTTTTACACGGAGGACATGACGATCACGCCCGTGCGCAGCCACAACAGCGAAATCACCAACTTCATCGCGATCAAGCAGGACATCACCGAACGCAAGCAGATGGAGCGGCACGCCCAGCGGATCGAGCAACTGGCCGCGATGGGCCAACTGCTGGGCGGAGTCGTGCACGAGCTCAAGAACCCGCTGTTCGTCGTGACCGGCCGCGTCCAGCTCCTGAAGGAGAAGGTAGCCAACCGGGAATATGACCAGCTCGAGCCCGATCTGCACAAGATCGTGGAGGCGGCCCAGCGCATGGGCGGCATCGCCCAGCGGTTTCTGACCATGGCCCGGCCGATTCAACCGTCGCTGCAGGTGTGCTCGATCGTGATGGTCCTGAACGGGGTGCTGGACTTCCTGTCCAACGAATTGATGAAGCATCGCATCGTCGTGAAGACGGAGTTCGCGGCGGACCTGCCCGCGTGCGTCTCCGATCCGGCCCAACTCCACCAGGCCTTTCTGAACCTGGTCTTGAACGCCATGCAGGCCATGAGCGCGGCGCACGGGCGGGGAAGGCTGACGGTGGCGGCGACGTTGGTCGCCGACGCAGTGAGCACCGCGTCTCCCCGTCCCCGCGTCGCCGCGTCGGATCAAGAAGGACACGGCGAAGGGGGGACACGGGGAAGGGGTGACGGGGCGAATTGGATCGAAGTGAGAATCCAAGACGACGGGCCGGGGATCGCGCCCGAGCATCGGGACCTGCTGTTCGAGCCGTTCTTCACGACGAAGCCGCCCGGGGAGGGGACCGGGCTGGGACTCTGGACGGTGCAGATGATCGTCCAGTCGCTGAAGGGGATGGTCAGCTACGAGACGGAAGTCGGGGAGGGCACGACGTTCATCGTCCGGCTGCCGCTGACCGCTGAAGCGGGACGCGGTGATGCGGCGAAGGGGTGA
- a CDS encoding PAS domain S-box protein — protein sequence MSLHDNPGRVTKPGRSWQVQPYGDITALNSSRLVLDAVGRELLTELVAEYLTLLETSAAVYERNGNYALGIFSSGWCRMLDAGSRERCGTPDNREALSCGKWHCHESCWAVSKASIERNEPADFPCLGGIRIYAVPIRAGGEVVGSINFGYGTPPQDPDKLREVAARYDLPVETLRRQAEEYEPRPESLIALAKSRLATAAKLIGALIERKQAEEEVRQLTAGLEQRVVERTAQLQAAVQSLEREVAERKRAENELRQAKERFQALVETTSDWIWEVDRNGVYTYASPRVKDLLGYEPKDLIGKTPFTLMPSGEAERMAAQFRAIVEAQTSFAGLENTNLHKDGHRVVLETSGVPVFDDKGQLLGYRGVDRDITERKRTEEALKASEERFKAFMGYSPAVAFLKDAQGRHVYVNRAMERIFSLQEADWKGKTNDDLWPADVARQLNEHDRAVLAEGKVIEAIETVPASDGRSLDWLVLKFPVSDAAGQRFVGGMGVDITERTRTEAELQQSREMLRLIIDNIPEHVFWKDRDLRYLGCNKLFARAAGVGEPEAIVGKDDFELAWKETAELYRADDRSVMETGTSKLNYEEPQTRPDGSILWLRTSKVPLIDRAGQVFGVLGIYADITERKAMEQQARRLEHLAAMGQLLGGIAHELRNPLFILTGHLQLCREKLLRQEYATLPADLGTIESAAARLARITDRFLSLARPYQPRSERCFVQTVLNDTLEFLANELMLNQIVVQTALPSDLPAIWADPRQLHEVFLNLMMNAMQAMSEAHGKGTLTVAATLVADAETRGHGDAAIAPSPLHPVSPSAAEGGWIEVRIQDDGPGIPPEYRAKLFEPFFSTKPVEQGTGLGLWTVRMVVMQLRGTVTCESEVGKGATFIVRLPVAVEEGRGDAAKE from the coding sequence ATGAGCCTCCATGATAACCCTGGAAGAGTGACCAAGCCGGGGCGGTCGTGGCAGGTGCAGCCCTATGGCGACATCACCGCGCTCAACTCTTCGCGTCTGGTGCTCGATGCGGTCGGCAGGGAACTGCTGACCGAGCTCGTGGCCGAGTACCTCACCCTGCTCGAAACGTCGGCCGCCGTGTATGAACGGAACGGCAACTACGCGCTGGGCATCTTCTCCTCCGGCTGGTGCCGTATGCTCGATGCCGGATCCCGCGAGCGGTGCGGCACGCCGGACAACCGTGAAGCGCTGTCGTGTGGCAAGTGGCACTGTCACGAATCCTGTTGGGCCGTCTCCAAGGCGTCCATAGAGCGGAATGAGCCGGCGGATTTTCCCTGCCTGGGAGGCATTCGCATCTACGCGGTCCCGATCAGGGCCGGGGGCGAGGTCGTCGGGTCCATCAATTTCGGCTACGGGACTCCGCCGCAGGACCCTGACAAACTGCGCGAGGTCGCGGCGCGCTACGACCTGCCGGTGGAGACGCTCCGGCGGCAAGCGGAGGAATACGAGCCGCGGCCGGAGTCCCTCATCGCCCTCGCCAAGAGCCGGCTGGCCACGGCCGCCAAGCTGATCGGCGCCCTGATCGAGCGCAAGCAGGCGGAGGAGGAAGTCCGTCAGCTCACAGCCGGGCTGGAGCAGCGCGTCGTCGAGCGCACGGCGCAGCTTCAGGCAGCCGTCCAAAGCCTTGAAAGGGAGGTCGCCGAGCGCAAACGGGCGGAGAATGAACTCCGCCAAGCCAAAGAACGGTTCCAAGCCTTGGTCGAGACGACCAGCGACTGGATTTGGGAAGTTGATCGAAACGGCGTTTACACCTATGCGAGTCCTCGGGTCAAGGACCTCTTGGGATACGAGCCGAAGGACTTGATCGGCAAGACGCCCTTTACGTTGATGCCTTCGGGTGAAGCCGAACGAATGGCCGCACAATTCCGTGCGATCGTGGAGGCTCAGACATCCTTTGCCGGTCTGGAGAACACGAACCTCCACAAGGACGGCCATCGCGTCGTGCTCGAAACCAGCGGCGTGCCGGTCTTCGACGACAAAGGACAACTGCTAGGTTATCGTGGAGTGGATCGCGACATCACCGAGCGCAAGCGGACGGAGGAGGCGCTCAAAGCAAGCGAGGAGCGTTTCAAAGCCTTCATGGGCTACAGCCCGGCGGTGGCGTTCCTGAAGGATGCACAGGGACGTCACGTTTACGTCAACAGGGCGATGGAGCGGATCTTTTCGTTACAGGAGGCCGATTGGAAGGGAAAGACGAACGATGACTTGTGGCCGGCCGACGTCGCCCGGCAGTTGAACGAGCACGATCGGGCCGTCCTTGCTGAGGGTAAAGTCATTGAGGCGATCGAAACGGTGCCCGCGTCCGATGGCCGTTCTCTCGACTGGCTCGTCCTCAAGTTCCCGGTCAGCGACGCGGCGGGCCAGCGGTTTGTCGGAGGCATGGGCGTTGACATCACGGAGCGGACACGCACGGAAGCCGAATTGCAGCAATCCCGTGAGATGCTCCGCCTCATCATAGACAACATTCCCGAACATGTCTTCTGGAAGGATCGCGATTTGCGCTACCTCGGTTGCAACAAGTTGTTTGCCCGGGCGGCGGGCGTCGGCGAGCCGGAGGCCATCGTCGGGAAAGACGATTTCGAGCTGGCCTGGAAGGAGACGGCGGAGTTGTATCGGGCGGACGACCGGTCCGTCATGGAGACCGGGACCTCCAAGCTGAACTATGAAGAACCCCAGACGAGACCGGACGGGAGCATCCTCTGGTTGAGAACCAGCAAGGTCCCCCTGATTGATCGAGCCGGGCAGGTCTTCGGGGTGCTCGGGATCTATGCAGACATTACCGAGCGCAAGGCGATGGAACAGCAGGCCCGCCGGCTGGAACATCTGGCGGCAATGGGGCAACTTCTGGGCGGGATCGCGCACGAGCTGAGAAATCCCCTCTTCATCCTGACCGGCCACCTGCAATTGTGCCGGGAAAAGCTGCTCCGGCAGGAATATGCCACGCTGCCCGCCGACCTTGGGACGATCGAGTCGGCTGCCGCTCGTCTGGCCCGCATCACGGACCGGTTCCTGTCGCTGGCCAGGCCCTATCAGCCTCGGTCCGAACGTTGTTTCGTGCAAACGGTCCTGAATGACACCTTGGAGTTTCTCGCCAACGAGCTGATGCTGAACCAAATCGTCGTGCAGACCGCTCTCCCATCCGATCTCCCGGCGATCTGGGCGGACCCGAGGCAGCTCCACGAGGTGTTCCTGAACCTCATGATGAACGCGATGCAAGCCATGAGCGAGGCGCACGGGAAGGGGACGCTGACGGTGGCGGCGACGCTCGTTGCTGACGCGGAGACGCGGGGACACGGAGACGCGGCGATCGCCCCTTCCCCCCTTCACCCCGTCTCCCCTTCGGCCGCCGAAGGCGGCTGGATCGAGGTCCGAATCCAGGACGACGGGCCGGGCATTCCGCCCGAGTATCGCGCCAAGCTCTTCGAGCCGTTCTTCTCCACCAAGCCGGTCGAGCAAGGAACCGGCTTGGGCCTGTGGACCGTGCGCATGGTCGTGATGCAATTGCGGGGGACCGTCACCTGCGAGAGCGAGGTCGGGAAGGGCGCCACGTTCATCGTGCGGCTGCCGGTGGCGGTTGAAGAGGGACGCGGTGACGCGGCGAAGGAGTGA
- a CDS encoding response regulator — translation MATILIANADYKFSEILKGVLASYRHEVFSARTGEEALQLFDARQPAVVLLDLGLLGMSGLEVLAKIRARAPRLPVVVVTGDVPVHVEDRAREMGVTDVLRKRLKMDVIMQAVNRALQEASRTNHAAPAPPAPAPGKQKEKAATILIVDDEVEIGELVGEFLKRRGYLVKTATSGEQALTMIKQEPPDLVLLDIYMPGINGVEVLRRLQAMNSPAGVIMLTASQEEPLLKTAMDLGAFDVLSKPVDLSQVELAVMVKLAMQE, via the coding sequence ATGGCGACCATCCTGATTGCGAATGCGGACTACAAGTTCAGCGAGATCCTGAAAGGCGTCCTGGCGTCCTACCGGCACGAGGTCTTTTCGGCGCGGACCGGAGAAGAGGCGCTCCAGCTCTTCGACGCACGACAGCCGGCTGTGGTGTTGCTGGATCTGGGTCTGTTGGGGATGTCCGGCCTCGAGGTCCTGGCGAAGATCCGGGCTCGGGCCCCTCGTCTGCCCGTCGTCGTCGTGACCGGCGACGTGCCGGTCCACGTGGAGGACCGGGCGCGGGAGATGGGCGTGACCGATGTCCTCCGGAAGCGCCTCAAGATGGACGTCATCATGCAGGCGGTGAACCGCGCCCTGCAGGAAGCCAGCCGGACGAACCATGCGGCTCCGGCCCCTCCCGCACCCGCGCCGGGCAAGCAGAAGGAAAAGGCGGCGACGATCCTCATCGTGGACGACGAGGTCGAGATCGGTGAGCTGGTCGGGGAATTCCTGAAGCGGCGCGGCTACCTGGTCAAGACCGCGACGAGCGGGGAGCAGGCCCTGACGATGATCAAGCAGGAGCCTCCCGATCTGGTCTTGCTGGACATTTACATGCCGGGGATCAACGGCGTGGAGGTTCTCCGGCGGCTGCAGGCTATGAACTCACCGGCCGGCGTCATCATGCTGACGGCCAGCCAGGAGGAGCCCCTGCTGAAAACCGCCATGGACCTGGGCGCCTTCGACGTGCTCTCCAAGCCGGTGGACCTGAGTCAAGTCGAGCTGGCGGTCATGGTCAAGCTCGCGATGCAGGAGTGA
- a CDS encoding universal stress protein codes for MRILLAVDGSDQSYEAARALAHLARAEQVVVLHALDVPKPAYPMMVPEVAQELYTTVERGMKEDGERLLDRVVSILPGDTGPAVKRLEVGAPADAILAAAEQERAGLIVVGARGLGPVQEILLGSVSHRVVTGAPCPTLVVNKPMRALKRVLLAVEGEQDAGAAHKFLATKPFKDPAEVTVLTILPFAAPLWPVGISESEALKEKAIASARDFVDDVAKRLSALGHRASGSVTLGDPGHAILGWAGETKPDLILMGSRGRRGATRLLLGSASHTVLHRAPCPVLVVR; via the coding sequence ATGAGAATCTTACTGGCCGTTGACGGTTCCGATCAGTCGTACGAGGCGGCGCGGGCGCTCGCGCACCTGGCGCGGGCCGAGCAAGTCGTCGTGCTGCACGCGCTGGACGTGCCCAAGCCGGCCTATCCGATGATGGTGCCGGAAGTCGCCCAGGAGCTCTACACGACGGTCGAGCGCGGGATGAAGGAGGACGGCGAGCGGCTGCTCGACCGCGTCGTCTCGATCCTGCCGGGCGACACCGGCCCGGCCGTCAAGCGCCTGGAGGTCGGCGCGCCGGCTGACGCGATCCTGGCGGCTGCGGAGCAGGAGCGGGCGGGCCTGATCGTCGTGGGTGCGCGAGGGCTCGGCCCGGTGCAGGAGATCCTCCTGGGCAGCGTGTCCCACCGCGTCGTCACGGGCGCGCCCTGCCCGACGCTCGTGGTCAACAAGCCCATGCGGGCGCTCAAGCGGGTCCTGCTGGCGGTGGAGGGCGAGCAGGACGCCGGGGCGGCCCACAAGTTTCTGGCCACGAAGCCCTTCAAGGACCCGGCGGAGGTGACGGTCCTGACCATCCTGCCCTTCGCTGCGCCGCTCTGGCCCGTGGGAATTTCGGAATCCGAGGCGCTGAAGGAGAAGGCGATCGCGAGCGCGCGGGACTTCGTGGACGATGTGGCGAAGAGGCTTTCCGCGCTCGGCCACCGGGCGTCCGGCTCGGTCACGCTGGGGGACCCGGGCCACGCCATCCTCGGCTGGGCGGGGGAGACCAAGCCCGATCTGATCCTCATGGGGTCCCGTGGCCGTCGCGGAGCGACGCGGTTGCTGCTGGGCAGCGCCTCGCACACCGTGTTGCACCGGGCGCCTTGTCCGGTGCTGGTAGTGAGATAG
- a CDS encoding acetate--CoA ligase family protein → MPDRMATVASLQPFFKPKSVAVVGASRDPASIGHRILQALLTGQFRGSVYPVNPRAGEIAGCRAYPSVRDLPEPADLAVIVVPRDRVPEVVDDCAARGVRALVVITAGFAEVGEEGRALQNRVLERVRQAGMRMVGPNCFGLLNTDPAVRLNATFSPVEPPAGRVAMSSQSGALGLAILAAARRLHLGISTFVSVGNKADVSGNDLLQYWEEDAATDVILLYLESFGNPRRFSRIARRVSRRKPIVAVKAGRTQAGRRAAGSHTAALASSEVAVEALFRQTGVIRAETLEEMFALAEALTNQPLPAGRRVGIVTNAGGPAILCADACEAGGLTVPELSAGTQAGLTAFLPAAASLKNPVDLIATATPEHYRLVVETMLESDEVDALIALYVSVGLADAAVADGILAGVTAARAKRGAAKPVLVCWMAEQETNGPQRLQRAKIPFYPFPETAAVVLSKTAAYADWRARPPDAIPEFPDSDVRRAREICRRAVEARGAGWLAAEETKAVLTAVGLPLPPGGLARTAEEAAELARRIGFPVAVKLASHRIVHKTEIGGVCLGLTSEAAVRQAFAGIRDRVARDHDLEAMDGVLVQPMLAGGVEVMVGVTQDSLFGPLIAFGLGGVHVEILGDVRFRITPLAGRDAAEMVREIKGYRLLEGYRGHAPADVKAVEDVLLRVSHLVEAVPEITEMDLNPIFAFPPGRGCRIADARIWVRSA, encoded by the coding sequence ATGCCGGATCGAATGGCCACGGTGGCCTCCCTGCAGCCCTTCTTCAAGCCCAAGTCGGTCGCGGTCGTCGGCGCGTCGCGCGATCCGGCGAGCATCGGCCACAGGATTCTCCAGGCCCTGCTGACCGGGCAATTCCGGGGCTCCGTCTATCCCGTCAATCCCAGGGCCGGGGAGATCGCCGGCTGCCGCGCCTACCCCTCCGTGCGGGACCTGCCGGAGCCGGCGGATCTCGCCGTGATCGTCGTTCCGCGCGACCGCGTGCCGGAGGTCGTGGACGACTGCGCGGCGCGCGGCGTGCGGGCCCTCGTCGTCATCACCGCCGGATTCGCCGAAGTCGGCGAGGAGGGCCGGGCCCTGCAAAACCGGGTCCTGGAAAGGGTCCGGCAGGCCGGCATGCGGATGGTGGGCCCCAACTGCTTCGGGCTGCTGAACACCGACCCGGCGGTGCGGCTCAACGCGACGTTCTCGCCGGTGGAGCCGCCGGCCGGGCGGGTGGCGATGTCCTCCCAGAGCGGCGCCCTGGGGTTGGCGATCCTCGCCGCGGCTCGGCGCCTGCACCTGGGCATCTCCACCTTCGTCAGCGTCGGCAACAAGGCGGACGTCTCCGGCAACGACCTCCTCCAATACTGGGAGGAGGATGCGGCGACCGACGTGATCCTGCTCTATTTGGAATCCTTCGGCAATCCGCGCCGCTTCTCCCGCATCGCCCGGCGGGTGAGCCGCCGGAAGCCGATCGTGGCGGTCAAGGCCGGGCGGACGCAGGCCGGGCGCCGGGCGGCCGGCTCGCACACGGCGGCCCTGGCGTCGAGCGAGGTGGCCGTGGAGGCGCTGTTCCGTCAGACCGGCGTGATCCGCGCCGAGACCCTGGAGGAGATGTTCGCGCTGGCGGAGGCGCTGACGAACCAGCCGCTGCCCGCCGGCCGCCGCGTGGGGATCGTGACCAACGCCGGCGGTCCGGCCATCCTCTGCGCGGACGCCTGCGAAGCGGGCGGGCTCACGGTGCCGGAGCTGTCCGCCGGAACCCAGGCCGGGCTCACGGCCTTCCTGCCGGCCGCCGCCAGCCTGAAGAACCCCGTGGACCTCATCGCCACGGCCACGCCGGAGCACTATCGCCTCGTCGTGGAGACGATGCTGGAATCGGACGAGGTGGACGCGCTGATTGCGCTGTACGTGTCCGTGGGCCTGGCGGACGCGGCGGTCGCGGACGGCATCCTGGCCGGCGTCACGGCCGCGCGCGCCAAGCGCGGAGCCGCCAAACCGGTGCTGGTCTGCTGGATGGCGGAACAGGAGACGAACGGGCCGCAGAGGTTGCAGCGGGCGAAGATCCCCTTCTATCCGTTCCCGGAGACCGCCGCCGTGGTGTTGAGCAAGACCGCGGCCTACGCCGACTGGCGGGCCAGGCCCCCGGATGCGATTCCGGAGTTCCCGGACAGCGATGTCCGACGGGCTCGCGAGATCTGCCGGCGGGCGGTCGAAGCGCGGGGGGCCGGCTGGCTCGCTGCCGAGGAGACGAAAGCGGTCCTGACCGCCGTGGGCCTGCCGCTCCCTCCGGGCGGTCTCGCGAGGACGGCGGAGGAAGCAGCCGAGCTGGCCCGGCGGATCGGTTTCCCCGTCGCCGTGAAGCTCGCCTCGCACCGGATCGTCCACAAGACCGAGATCGGGGGGGTCTGCTTGGGTTTGACCAGCGAGGCCGCCGTCCGTCAGGCCTTCGCGGGCATCCGGGACCGGGTGGCCCGGGATCACGATCTGGAGGCGATGGACGGGGTGCTGGTCCAGCCGATGCTCGCGGGCGGCGTCGAGGTGATGGTGGGCGTCACGCAGGACTCGCTCTTCGGGCCCTTGATCGCGTTCGGGCTCGGCGGCGTTCACGTCGAGATCCTGGGCGACGTCCGGTTCCGCATCACGCCGCTCGCCGGCCGCGACGCGGCGGAGATGGTCCGGGAAATCAAGGGGTACCGGCTGCTCGAAGGGTACCGGGGCCACGCGCCCGCGGACGTCAAAGCCGTCGAAGACGTGCTGCTCCGCGTCTCGCACCTGGTCGAGGCGGTGCCGGAGATCACCGAAATGGATCTCAACCCGATCTTTGCGTTCCCGCCCGGCCGGGGCTGCCGCATCGCCGACGCGCGGATTTGGGTGCGTTCCGCCTGA